Proteins encoded together in one Streptomyces umbrinus window:
- a CDS encoding thiolase family protein, with product MTEAVIIGVGLHPFGRFPGKPAMDMGADAVRLALADAGVTWPQIQGGYVGSFEVANPDAIVGKLGLTGVPLRGVFNGCATAGTAVALAARAIETGEHDLTIAIGLDKHPRGAFAADPSVAGIPPWYGQTGLFLTTHFFGMKINRYMHDHGISHETLARVASKNFRNAAGNEKAWRRTPLTPEEVLASPVLNHPLRQYMYCGPDEGAAALVLCRADQAHKYTSTPVRIRSTSLRSRRLGAFEVQSPSFPVGEPVESPTVDASREAYERAGIGPEDVDVAQLQDTDAGSEIIHMAENGLCKDGEQERLIAEGATEIGGRLPVNTDGGLLGNGEPIGASGLRQIHEIVLQLRGTAGTRQIPGTPRVGYTHLYGAPGVSAVTILST from the coding sequence ATGACCGAGGCCGTCATCATCGGGGTGGGGCTCCACCCCTTCGGCCGGTTTCCCGGCAAGCCCGCCATGGACATGGGTGCGGACGCCGTACGGCTCGCGCTCGCCGACGCGGGCGTGACCTGGCCGCAGATCCAGGGCGGTTACGTCGGCAGCTTCGAGGTCGCGAACCCGGACGCGATCGTCGGCAAACTGGGCCTCACGGGCGTTCCGCTGCGGGGCGTGTTCAACGGCTGTGCCACGGCCGGTACGGCGGTGGCCCTCGCAGCCCGGGCCATCGAGACCGGCGAGCACGACCTGACCATCGCCATCGGCCTGGACAAACACCCGCGCGGCGCGTTCGCCGCGGACCCCTCCGTCGCCGGCATCCCCCCCTGGTACGGACAGACCGGGCTCTTCCTCACCACCCACTTCTTCGGCATGAAGATCAACCGCTATATGCACGACCACGGCATCTCCCACGAGACGCTCGCGCGCGTGGCGTCGAAGAACTTCCGCAACGCGGCCGGAAACGAGAAGGCCTGGCGCCGAACTCCCCTCACACCTGAGGAGGTTCTCGCCTCCCCGGTCCTCAACCACCCACTCCGCCAGTACATGTACTGCGGCCCGGACGAGGGCGCAGCGGCCCTCGTGCTGTGCCGCGCCGACCAGGCCCACAAGTACACCTCCACGCCCGTACGGATCCGGTCCACCTCCCTGCGCAGCCGCAGGCTCGGTGCCTTCGAGGTGCAGAGCCCGTCGTTCCCCGTGGGAGAGCCGGTGGAAAGCCCGACGGTCGACGCCTCACGCGAGGCGTACGAACGGGCAGGCATCGGACCCGAGGACGTCGACGTGGCTCAGCTCCAGGACACCGACGCCGGGTCCGAGATCATCCACATGGCGGAGAACGGCCTCTGCAAGGACGGCGAACAGGAACGCCTCATCGCCGAGGGCGCCACCGAGATCGGTGGCCGGCTTCCGGTCAACACGGACGGCGGGCTGCTCGGCAACGGTGAGCCCATCGGGGCCTCCGGCCTGCGCCAGATCCACGAGATCGTGCTCCAACTGCGCGGCACGGCGGGCACCCGGCAGATCCCCGGCACACCGCGCGTCGGCTACACCCACCTGTACGGCGCACCGGGCGTGTCGGCGGTCACGATCCTCTCGACCTGA
- a CDS encoding Zn-ribbon domain-containing OB-fold protein, with amino-acid sequence MTTTQRPVTEGLFTWPPSASEPLRLIGSECTACGLVSFPAASDCVRCASDESKIRLLADRGTLWTYTTQNFRPPSPPYDGPETFEPYAVGYVELAGELLVEARLTEPDPEKLRIGQDMRLTLVPYAVRDDGTEVMTFAFAPVEESAQAEPVEEEAS; translated from the coding sequence ATGACGACGACGCAACGGCCGGTCACCGAAGGCCTGTTCACCTGGCCGCCCTCCGCATCCGAACCCCTCCGGCTCATCGGCTCCGAGTGCACGGCGTGCGGTCTGGTGAGTTTCCCGGCGGCCTCGGACTGCGTCCGGTGCGCGAGCGACGAGTCGAAGATACGGCTGCTCGCGGACCGCGGGACGCTGTGGACGTACACGACCCAGAACTTCCGCCCGCCGTCCCCGCCGTACGACGGCCCCGAGACCTTCGAGCCGTACGCGGTCGGTTACGTCGAACTCGCCGGCGAGCTGCTGGTCGAGGCCCGTCTCACCGAGCCCGACCCGGAGAAGCTGCGGATCGGGCAGGACATGCGGCTGACGCTCGTGCCCTATGCCGTGCGGGACGACGGCACGGAGGTCATGACGTTCGCGTTCGCCCCGGTCGAGGAGTCCGCCCAAGCAGAGCCGGTCGAGGAGGAGGCGTCATGA
- a CDS encoding SDR family oxidoreductase, protein MSEGVVYGRVVVVTGAGNGIGRAHALAFAAHGAKVVVNDLGGSRDGGGSSAGPAQTVVDEIVAAGGEAVANTDDISTWEGAGRLVQQAVDTYGGLDVLVNNAGILRDRMIVSMTERDWDSVLAVHLKGSFATLHHAAAYWRGRAKSGHDNDARVINTTSPSGIFGNPGQSNYGSAKAGIASLTVIAAAELARYGVTVNAIAPTALTRLTEDIEMMKRAAESEDLTPEAISPLVVWLGSAASREVTGRVFGVVGNRITVLEGWVNGPGASAETRWTPEELSSVVPNLVAKAAPNADALGNRNGA, encoded by the coding sequence ATGTCTGAAGGAGTGGTCTACGGCCGTGTCGTGGTCGTCACCGGGGCCGGCAACGGGATCGGCAGGGCACACGCCCTGGCGTTCGCCGCGCACGGCGCGAAGGTCGTGGTCAACGACCTGGGCGGTTCACGCGACGGAGGGGGCTCCTCGGCCGGGCCCGCGCAGACCGTGGTCGACGAAATCGTCGCGGCCGGCGGCGAGGCGGTGGCGAACACGGACGACATCTCCACCTGGGAGGGCGCCGGCCGGCTCGTCCAGCAGGCCGTGGACACCTACGGCGGCCTCGACGTGCTGGTCAACAACGCCGGCATCCTCCGCGACCGGATGATCGTGTCGATGACGGAGCGGGACTGGGACAGTGTGCTCGCCGTCCATCTCAAGGGCAGCTTCGCCACCCTGCACCACGCGGCCGCGTACTGGCGGGGGCGTGCCAAGTCCGGTCACGACAACGACGCCAGGGTCATCAACACCACCTCTCCGTCCGGCATCTTCGGCAACCCGGGTCAGTCGAACTACGGCTCGGCCAAGGCCGGCATCGCGAGCCTCACCGTCATCGCCGCGGCCGAACTCGCCCGCTACGGCGTGACGGTGAACGCCATCGCGCCCACCGCGCTCACCCGGCTGACCGAGGACATCGAGATGATGAAGCGGGCCGCCGAGAGCGAGGACCTGACCCCGGAGGCCATCTCCCCACTCGTGGTGTGGCTGGGCTCGGCGGCGTCGCGCGAGGTCACCGGCCGGGTGTTCGGCGTCGTCGGCAACCGGATCACCGTACTGGAGGGCTGGGTCAACGGCCCCGGTGCGAGTGCCGAGACTCGATGGACTCCGGAGGAGCTGTCCTCCGTCGTACCGAACCTGGTGGCCAAGGCGGCTCCGAACGCCGACGCCCTCGGCAACCGGAACGGGGCGTGA
- a CDS encoding phenylacetate--CoA ligase family protein — MGGDRDTGDRYFEPQVETMPRDQLRARQEERVLELVEYAYGNSAFYRELWDEHGVHPRDIRCLDDFRARIPFITKDMVRAHRARTGDPFGGLLCVPVEGLTSVSSSSGTTGDPEFFAEIWEDAPPLVTAQVRDLWELGLRPGDRVLSPPGTFRNLMDPGYQALGAVVIEVDTWLGKMNEVVDALRTYRPAYLQMMYPQMVELEHLAEKTDLKEAFSSLKGASCAGQPLSRKMRERIRDDWGIDVYEYTSAADTGTAWECREHDGFHLWEDTVFAECVEVDEQGGWRDVPETDLGELVATDLDNRAAPLIRYRSEDLVRLSGDRCGCGRTHARMWVAGRRGDETLVQGRSVVLRDIWRAVEDQPETASGVFQIVRDRREVDELRLRVGYDPGLTADVDALAGRLGEAVRELTGVKPVLDMRTEEDLLKTMTSVAKFPRVVKS, encoded by the coding sequence ATGGGCGGTGACAGGGACACCGGGGACAGGTACTTCGAGCCACAGGTGGAGACCATGCCCCGCGACCAGCTGCGGGCCCGGCAGGAAGAACGGGTGCTGGAACTCGTCGAGTACGCCTACGGCAACTCCGCCTTCTACCGAGAGCTCTGGGACGAGCACGGGGTGCACCCACGTGACATCCGCTGCCTGGACGACTTCCGGGCGCGCATCCCGTTCATCACCAAGGACATGGTGCGCGCCCACCGGGCGCGCACCGGCGATCCCTTCGGCGGTCTGCTCTGCGTTCCGGTCGAAGGGCTGACCTCCGTCTCCTCCAGCTCAGGCACCACCGGCGACCCGGAGTTCTTCGCCGAGATCTGGGAGGACGCACCGCCCCTGGTGACCGCACAGGTGCGTGACCTCTGGGAGCTCGGCCTCAGGCCCGGGGACCGGGTGCTCAGCCCGCCCGGCACCTTCCGCAACCTCATGGACCCCGGCTACCAGGCGCTCGGCGCCGTGGTGATCGAGGTGGACACCTGGCTCGGGAAGATGAACGAGGTCGTCGACGCCCTGCGCACCTACCGGCCGGCCTACCTGCAGATGATGTATCCGCAGATGGTGGAGCTGGAGCACCTCGCCGAGAAGACGGATCTCAAGGAGGCGTTCTCCTCCCTGAAGGGTGCCTCGTGCGCCGGACAGCCCCTCAGCCGGAAGATGCGCGAGCGGATCCGCGACGACTGGGGTATCGACGTCTACGAGTACACCAGCGCGGCCGACACCGGCACCGCCTGGGAGTGCCGGGAGCACGACGGCTTCCACCTCTGGGAGGACACCGTCTTCGCGGAGTGCGTCGAGGTCGACGAACAGGGCGGATGGCGTGACGTCCCGGAGACGGACCTCGGCGAACTGGTCGCCACCGACCTGGACAACCGGGCCGCACCGTTGATCCGCTACCGCAGCGAGGACCTCGTCCGCCTCTCGGGGGACCGCTGCGGCTGCGGGCGGACCCACGCCCGGATGTGGGTGGCCGGGCGGCGCGGTGACGAGACGCTGGTCCAGGGGCGTTCCGTGGTCCTGCGGGACATCTGGCGGGCCGTGGAGGATCAGCCGGAGACGGCGTCAGGGGTTTTCCAGATCGTCCGGGACCGACGCGAGGTCGACGAACTGCGGTTGCGCGTCGGCTACGACCCGGGGCTCACCGCGGATGTCGACGCCCTGGCAGGGCGGCTCGGCGAGGCCGTGCGTGAGCTGACCGGAGTCAAGCCGGTGCTCGACATGCGCACCGAGGAGGACCTGTTGAAGACCATGACCAGTGTCGCCAAATTCCCCCGGGTGGTGAAGAGCTGA
- a CDS encoding electron transfer flavoprotein subunit beta/FixA family protein — translation MKIVVCVKHVPDATADRTFTEEGRTDRESVDSLLSELDEYAVEQALRIAESDVDAEISYLTVGPDDAKDALRKALAMGGDSATHVSDEDIEGSDAFGTSLVLARAIERLGFDLVLCGMASTDGTMGVVPALLAERLGVPAVTHVEELTVEDGTVTGRREGDSATVRVQGALPAVVSVTDRSGDARYPSFKGIMAAKKKPLETLDLADLGIDAGQVGRAGARSAVDSATRRPPRSKGEIVADDGSGGVGLAAFLTAKKFA, via the coding sequence GTGAAGATCGTTGTCTGCGTGAAGCACGTGCCCGACGCCACGGCGGACCGCACCTTCACCGAGGAAGGGAGGACCGACCGCGAGTCGGTCGACTCCCTGCTGTCCGAACTCGACGAGTACGCCGTCGAGCAGGCCCTGCGGATCGCCGAGTCGGACGTCGACGCCGAGATCAGCTACCTCACCGTCGGCCCCGACGACGCGAAGGACGCCCTGCGCAAGGCGCTCGCCATGGGCGGCGACTCGGCGACCCATGTGAGTGACGAGGACATCGAGGGCAGCGACGCGTTCGGGACCTCACTCGTGCTGGCCAGGGCGATCGAACGGCTCGGCTTCGACCTCGTCCTGTGCGGGATGGCCTCGACGGACGGCACCATGGGCGTCGTACCGGCGCTGCTGGCCGAACGGCTCGGAGTCCCCGCCGTCACCCACGTCGAGGAGCTGACGGTCGAGGACGGCACGGTCACCGGCCGCCGCGAGGGCGACTCCGCGACCGTCCGGGTCCAGGGCGCACTTCCCGCCGTCGTGTCGGTGACCGACCGCTCCGGCGACGCCCGCTACCCCTCCTTCAAGGGGATCATGGCCGCGAAGAAGAAGCCCCTGGAGACCCTCGACCTCGCCGATCTCGGCATCGACGCCGGGCAGGTGGGCCGGGCCGGTGCGCGGTCGGCCGTGGACAGCGCCACCAGGCGCCCGCCGCGCTCCAAGGGCGAGATCGTCGCCGACGACGGTTCGGGCGGCGTCGGGCTGGCCGCGTTCCTCACCGCCAAGAAGTTCGCCTGA
- a CDS encoding electron transfer flavoprotein subunit alpha/FixB family protein, which translates to MAEILVLVDHTDGVVRKPTLELLTLARRLGEPSAVFLGRDADSATEALGRYGAHKVYVVDAPEVDELLVTPAVDALTQIAENTGPAAILLPSNPDGKETAARVALRLESGLITDAVDIVAGEGDPVTEQSAFAATYQVTAHVTRGIPVITVKPNAAAPKPAPVTPETEKWDVTFGPASAAAKVLSRSPRERGDRPELTEADVVVSGGRGVNGAENFAVIERVADTLGAAVGASRAAVDAGWYPHSHQVGQTGTQVSPQLYLAAGISGAIQHRAGMQTSKTIVAVNKDQDAPIFELADYGVVGDLFQVLPQLVEEIERRRS; encoded by the coding sequence GTGGCCGAGATCCTCGTACTCGTCGATCACACCGACGGCGTCGTACGCAAGCCGACCCTCGAACTACTCACCCTGGCACGCCGGTTGGGCGAACCGTCGGCCGTCTTCCTCGGGCGGGACGCGGACTCAGCGACCGAGGCGCTCGGCCGGTACGGCGCGCACAAGGTCTACGTCGTGGACGCCCCCGAGGTCGACGAACTCCTTGTCACTCCGGCCGTGGACGCGCTCACCCAGATCGCCGAGAACACCGGCCCGGCGGCGATCCTGCTGCCCTCGAACCCGGACGGCAAGGAGACCGCCGCTCGGGTCGCACTCCGCCTGGAGTCGGGGCTGATCACGGACGCCGTCGACATCGTCGCCGGTGAGGGTGACCCGGTGACCGAGCAGTCCGCGTTCGCGGCGACGTACCAGGTGACGGCCCATGTCACCCGGGGCATCCCGGTGATCACGGTCAAGCCGAACGCCGCGGCCCCCAAACCGGCCCCCGTCACACCCGAAACAGAGAAGTGGGACGTCACCTTCGGCCCCGCCTCCGCCGCCGCCAAGGTCCTGTCCCGCTCGCCGCGGGAGCGCGGCGACCGGCCCGAGCTGACCGAGGCCGACGTCGTGGTCTCCGGCGGCCGCGGTGTGAACGGCGCCGAGAACTTCGCGGTCATCGAGCGCGTCGCCGACACGCTGGGCGCGGCCGTCGGGGCGTCCCGCGCCGCCGTGGACGCGGGCTGGTATCCGCACAGCCACCAGGTCGGCCAGACGGGCACCCAGGTCTCCCCGCAGCTCTACCTCGCCGCCGGCATCTCGGGGGCGATCCAGCACCGCGCGGGCATGCAGACCTCCAAGACCATCGTCGCGGTCAACAAGGACCAGGACGCCCCCATCTTCGAGCTGGCCGACTACGGCGTCGTGGGCGACCTCTTCCAGGTGCTCCCGCAACTGGTGGAGGAGATCGAGCGGCGCCGAAGCTGA
- a CDS encoding amidohydrolase family protein, which translates to MTKIWVNSGDSHVMEPDDLWIRALPPRLADRAPRSERGDKYEVLYIDGERIDRQLNDFMDAMRPQGARDLDVRLKDLDQEGVWGQLAFPSMGFWLCSITERELARETVRAWNDWAHSEVLGKQKRIITPACVSTTNVEDAVAEVERVAEMGFQSVFLPCSTRPGEEYALDLWEPLWTAAERAGVVLGFHIGTGGENVVFRGPGGAVVNYMETTYPGMRVVSHMVAGGALDRHPDLRILIAEGGAGWVPAIGDRMDEAYRQHGMFVRPKLSRLPSEIIRQQVYASFQHDKSSVEIVEATGYRNVMWGDDYPHLEGTYGHTQSTLHELFDGVSEEIRERVTRGTFNELFRLPEQTPQEAAV; encoded by the coding sequence ATGACGAAGATCTGGGTCAACTCGGGGGACTCCCACGTGATGGAACCCGACGACCTCTGGATCCGGGCGCTGCCGCCGCGCCTCGCCGACCGAGCGCCGCGCAGCGAACGCGGCGACAAGTACGAGGTGCTCTACATCGACGGCGAGCGCATCGACCGCCAGCTGAACGACTTCATGGACGCCATGCGACCGCAGGGCGCCCGGGACCTCGACGTCCGGCTCAAGGACCTGGACCAGGAGGGCGTCTGGGGCCAACTCGCCTTTCCCTCCATGGGGTTCTGGCTGTGCTCGATCACCGAGCGGGAGCTCGCGCGGGAGACCGTACGGGCCTGGAACGACTGGGCGCACTCGGAGGTCCTCGGGAAGCAGAAGCGCATCATCACCCCCGCCTGCGTCTCGACGACCAACGTCGAGGACGCGGTCGCCGAGGTCGAGCGGGTCGCGGAGATGGGCTTCCAGTCGGTCTTCCTGCCGTGCTCCACCCGGCCAGGTGAGGAGTACGCCCTCGACCTCTGGGAGCCGCTGTGGACCGCGGCCGAGCGGGCCGGTGTCGTACTCGGCTTCCACATCGGCACAGGTGGCGAGAACGTCGTCTTCCGCGGACCCGGAGGCGCCGTCGTCAACTACATGGAGACGACCTACCCGGGCATGCGCGTCGTCTCGCACATGGTCGCGGGCGGCGCCCTGGACCGTCACCCCGACCTCAGGATCCTCATCGCGGAGGGCGGCGCCGGCTGGGTACCGGCCATCGGCGACCGGATGGACGAGGCCTACCGCCAGCACGGCATGTTCGTACGGCCGAAGCTGAGCCGGCTGCCCAGCGAGATCATCAGGCAGCAGGTGTACGCCTCCTTCCAGCACGACAAGAGCTCGGTGGAGATCGTCGAGGCGACGGGCTACCGCAATGTGATGTGGGGCGACGACTACCCCCACCTGGAAGGCACGTACGGGCACACGCAGTCCACGCTGCACGAGCTGTTCGACGGTGTGTCCGAGGAGATCCGCGAGCGCGTCACCCGCGGCACCTTCAACGAACTGTTCCGTCTGCCCGAGCAGACTCCCCAGGAGGCGGCCGTCTGA
- a CDS encoding bifunctional acetate--CoA ligase family protein/GNAT family N-acetyltransferase, producing MSTPPYPEDLEKPAYPEDLEQPGLVRTGRSTFVRPIRPEDADRLVAFVGGLSRATLAYRSLGPVIRARDDVIRRGAYVDYLNELALVALAGDEIAGLVRYVRDTEDPDHAEVTFTIRDDDQSEGFGRLLLEHIAAAARARGIRVLKADVLADNTRMINVFLGSGYRVESGPPGQIVHFDIAVDPQAQAVARAERREHTAVRRSLRPLLEPRSVAVIGANRRPLTIGHEIVANLLRGGFRGSVFPVNPRAEQVAGARAYPSVRELPEPPGLALIAVRAEAVPEVVRECAAAGVKAVVVVSTGFGETGAAGRTTELELSRFARASGMRLVGPNCMGVVNTTPAARLAATFSPALPTPGRVAMSSQSGPLGLAVLDFARRLRLGFSGFVSVGHAVDVSTNDLLQWWEEDPETSVILLHVETFGNPRRFARIARRVAPRKPIIAVHPGHAHTTGQVDSGGRRGPGRRGDSAGHADPTGPSDSAVSSLFAQSGVIRTRSLQELFDAALLLAHQPPPPGNRVAVITNAGGPAALTVGACAASGLRVPRFGERTRETLRAALGPGAEVANPADLTPMATAAHYRQALDAVLADDEIDAAIVLFMPPLADKPDEVAAAILDAAEAAPSKPVVASFLGGAGVADLLHRGELVVPTYAFPESAAASLGHAAAYQAWRSTPAGVVPDLPGVDADRARSLLAGCAPGPVPARIAAELLDSYGIAVRDTERGSGRATGLGSGLDAFLSVGADPVFGPVVAFGLTGDYADLMADVAHRVTPLSDRDAREMVRSLRAAPLLDGRVGGPGVDLAALEETVLRISAMVEDLPEIEAMELRPIRLLPPGDGVAVTRATIRLADETRKGGPS from the coding sequence GTGAGCACTCCCCCGTATCCCGAGGACCTGGAAAAGCCCGCGTACCCCGAGGACCTGGAACAGCCCGGACTCGTCAGGACCGGGCGGTCGACCTTCGTCCGGCCCATCCGGCCGGAGGACGCCGACCGTCTGGTCGCCTTCGTCGGCGGCCTGTCGCGGGCGACCCTGGCCTACCGCTCGCTCGGCCCGGTGATCCGGGCGCGCGACGACGTGATCCGGCGCGGCGCGTACGTGGACTACCTCAACGAGCTGGCCCTTGTCGCGCTGGCCGGCGACGAGATCGCGGGCCTGGTGCGCTACGTCCGTGACACCGAGGACCCGGACCACGCGGAGGTCACCTTCACCATCCGGGACGACGACCAGAGCGAGGGCTTCGGCAGACTGCTTCTGGAGCACATCGCCGCTGCCGCCCGCGCCCGGGGCATCCGGGTGCTGAAGGCCGACGTCCTCGCCGACAACACCCGCATGATCAACGTGTTCCTCGGCTCCGGTTACCGGGTCGAGTCCGGGCCACCCGGCCAGATCGTCCACTTCGACATCGCCGTCGACCCGCAGGCCCAGGCGGTCGCCCGGGCCGAGCGCCGCGAGCACACGGCCGTACGACGCTCCCTGCGTCCCCTGCTCGAACCCCGGTCGGTCGCGGTGATCGGCGCCAACCGGCGCCCCCTGACGATCGGTCACGAGATCGTGGCCAACCTGCTGCGAGGCGGTTTTCGCGGCAGCGTCTTCCCCGTCAATCCGCGGGCCGAGCAGGTCGCGGGCGCCCGGGCGTACCCGAGCGTCCGGGAACTGCCCGAGCCGCCGGGTCTGGCGCTGATCGCCGTACGGGCCGAGGCGGTGCCCGAGGTCGTACGGGAGTGTGCGGCGGCCGGTGTCAAGGCGGTGGTCGTCGTCTCCACCGGCTTCGGGGAGACCGGTGCGGCCGGGCGGACGACCGAACTGGAACTGTCCCGGTTCGCCCGCGCCTCCGGGATGCGGCTGGTGGGCCCGAACTGCATGGGCGTGGTCAACACGACGCCCGCGGCGAGGCTGGCCGCGACCTTCTCGCCCGCCCTGCCCACGCCCGGCCGGGTGGCGATGTCCAGCCAGTCCGGGCCGCTGGGGCTCGCGGTGCTCGACTTCGCCCGGCGGCTGCGACTGGGCTTCTCCGGGTTCGTATCGGTGGGCCATGCCGTGGACGTGTCCACCAACGACCTGCTCCAGTGGTGGGAGGAGGACCCCGAGACCTCGGTGATCCTGCTGCACGTCGAGACCTTCGGCAATCCACGCCGGTTCGCCCGCATCGCCCGCCGGGTCGCGCCGCGCAAGCCGATCATCGCGGTCCACCCGGGTCACGCGCACACGACGGGTCAGGTGGACTCGGGAGGGCGAAGAGGCCCGGGACGTCGAGGGGATTCGGCGGGGCATGCGGACCCGACGGGTCCATCGGATTCGGCGGTGAGTTCGCTGTTCGCCCAGTCCGGCGTGATCCGTACACGCAGCCTCCAGGAGCTGTTCGACGCGGCGCTGCTGCTCGCCCACCAGCCTCCCCCGCCCGGCAACAGGGTCGCCGTGATCACCAACGCGGGCGGGCCCGCGGCACTGACCGTCGGCGCATGCGCGGCGAGCGGCCTGCGCGTGCCCCGGTTCGGCGAGCGCACCCGGGAGACGCTCCGCGCGGCCCTCGGCCCCGGGGCGGAGGTCGCCAACCCGGCCGACCTCACTCCCATGGCGACCGCCGCGCACTACCGGCAGGCACTCGACGCCGTACTGGCCGACGACGAGATCGACGCCGCCATAGTCCTGTTCATGCCTCCGCTGGCGGACAAGCCCGACGAGGTGGCGGCGGCGATCCTCGACGCGGCCGAGGCCGCGCCGTCGAAGCCTGTGGTGGCGAGTTTCCTGGGCGGCGCGGGCGTCGCCGATCTCCTTCACCGGGGCGAACTGGTCGTCCCCACCTACGCGTTCCCCGAGTCGGCGGCGGCCTCGCTCGGGCACGCGGCGGCCTACCAGGCGTGGCGGAGTACGCCCGCGGGTGTCGTCCCGGATCTCCCCGGAGTCGACGCCGACCGAGCCAGGTCGCTGCTCGCCGGATGTGCTCCCGGGCCCGTACCGGCGCGTATCGCCGCCGAGTTGCTGGACTCGTACGGGATCGCCGTGCGGGACACCGAACGAGGCTCCGGGCGAGCCACTGGGCTGGGCTCTGGGCTCGACGCGTTCCTCTCCGTCGGCGCCGACCCGGTGTTCGGCCCGGTGGTCGCCTTCGGCCTCACCGGGGACTACGCCGACCTGATGGCGGACGTCGCCCACCGGGTGACCCCGCTCAGCGACCGCGATGCCCGGGAGATGGTCCGCTCGCTGCGGGCGGCTCCGCTGCTGGACGGCAGGGTGGGCGGCCCCGGCGTGGACCTCGCGGCGTTGGAGGAGACCGTGCTGCGGATCTCCGCGATGGTCGAGGACCTGCCCGAGATCGAGGCGATGGAGCTGCGTCCGATACGGCTGCTGCCGCCCGGGGACGGGGTCGCCGTCACCCGCGCGACGATCCGGCTCGCTGACGAAACAAGGAAAGGTGGCCCCTCGTGA
- a CDS encoding LLM class flavin-dependent oxidoreductase, which produces MRVGIYFDMRNPPPWRQSWSRVYGFALEMCEEADRLGIDSVWFSEHHGFEDGYLPQPLTMAAAAAARTRRIRLGTAVIPAPLHAAPEIAEQAALVDIISDGRLDLGLGTGYRVPEYRLYDADLTKRYSTTDQRVREIRGLWAESLVTPGPVQDPLPIWLGYQGPQGARRAGRLGTGLLSLNPALLEPYREGLAESGYDMSAGRMQGSFTTFVTEDPEGDWPVVRKHLSYQWDSYRRYMVEGTDQPAPRPINPEKWRETGLSATGVGQFLYGTPQETADAIKAYVAGLPVEGVFLWASLAGMPEEMVARQVQLIAGKLRPLLADV; this is translated from the coding sequence GTGAGGGTTGGCATCTACTTCGACATGCGCAATCCCCCGCCCTGGCGGCAGAGTTGGTCCCGGGTCTACGGATTCGCCCTGGAGATGTGCGAGGAGGCGGACCGGCTCGGCATCGACTCGGTCTGGTTCTCCGAACACCACGGCTTCGAGGACGGGTACCTCCCGCAGCCGCTCACCATGGCGGCCGCGGCCGCGGCCCGCACACGGCGGATCCGTCTCGGTACCGCGGTCATCCCCGCACCGCTGCACGCAGCCCCCGAGATCGCCGAACAGGCCGCGCTCGTGGACATCATCAGCGACGGCCGCCTGGACCTCGGACTCGGCACGGGCTATCGCGTGCCCGAATACCGCCTGTACGACGCCGACCTGACCAAGCGCTACTCCACGACCGACCAGCGGGTGCGGGAGATCCGCGGGCTGTGGGCCGAGTCCCTGGTCACCCCCGGGCCGGTCCAGGACCCGCTGCCGATCTGGCTCGGCTACCAGGGCCCGCAGGGCGCCCGCCGGGCAGGCAGGCTGGGCACCGGTCTGCTGTCGCTCAACCCCGCGCTGCTGGAGCCGTACCGGGAGGGACTCGCCGAGAGCGGCTACGACATGTCGGCGGGCCGGATGCAGGGTTCGTTCACCACGTTCGTCACCGAGGACCCGGAGGGCGACTGGCCGGTGGTCCGCAAGCATCTCTCCTACCAATGGGACAGCTACCGCCGGTACATGGTGGAGGGGACCGACCAGCCGGCCCCCCGTCCGATCAACCCCGAGAAGTGGCGGGAGACGGGGCTGAGCGCGACCGGCGTCGGCCAGTTCCTGTACGGCACACCGCAGGAGACCGCCGATGCCATCAAGGCGTACGTGGCGGGGTTGCCGGTCGAAGGGGTCTTCCTGTGGGCCTCGCTGGCCGGGATGCCCGAGGAGATGGTCGCCCGCCAAGTCCAGCTCATCGCCGGGAAGCTGCGCCCGCTGCTTGCCGATGTCTGA